The Sporomusa termitida genome has a window encoding:
- a CDS encoding S-layer homology domain-containing protein: MTNQKQIKKWLAIIPAALMAITLSGTTLTPGTAQAALAQSFNDVPPNHWAYAAVTKLAHAGIVTGYDDSHYKGDKTITRYEMAVIVAKAIDKYEAANDADQQVIDKLSAEFASELNKLGVRVVKVETKTNTWISGETRLRFMGNEANAPGMEKLKGSDRFEFRQRIKINGNINENISITARLNATSKMGNYGAADGNAVTLDIAAVTAKDTLGFDRIRLGRYFYDSFTHGLFGKAIGVDGVRLDKTIGTTRFTGSVNNVVGNGTAANAFKDSAAGDAETVTAAQLTFQASNRLNLTSGYYWSDIAGTSGNTVAGSMNITTGDSFKSSQGWAVGFDVKLGDKLLLISDYVATKLNGVNGAHLADSPKGWAVELTNATKMPPAYFEAKPLTDYRKVNDFGWSISYRSVEAGAVPYGIGGFDGQAVSATTRTTTYPTYIKGTDNIKGISIALASTIAKNVTWTIGMQDLKIKDSKLTGGVSDLGKSYISKIEFFY, from the coding sequence ATGACAAACCAGAAACAAATAAAAAAATGGCTAGCCATCATACCAGCGGCACTTATGGCCATTACCCTGAGCGGAACTACCTTGACCCCCGGCACCGCTCAAGCAGCGCTGGCCCAGTCCTTTAATGATGTTCCGCCCAACCACTGGGCCTATGCTGCCGTAACGAAACTGGCCCACGCCGGGATTGTTACAGGCTACGACGACAGTCACTATAAAGGGGACAAAACGATTACCCGTTACGAAATGGCTGTTATTGTGGCGAAAGCAATTGACAAATATGAGGCAGCTAACGACGCCGACCAGCAGGTAATTGATAAGCTGTCGGCTGAATTTGCCAGCGAACTTAACAAGCTGGGCGTTAGGGTAGTGAAAGTAGAAACGAAAACGAATACTTGGATAAGCGGAGAAACGCGGCTGCGTTTTATGGGCAATGAAGCCAATGCCCCCGGTATGGAAAAACTTAAAGGTTCTGATAGATTTGAGTTTCGGCAACGCATTAAGATTAATGGCAATATTAATGAGAACATATCCATAACAGCCCGGTTGAATGCCACTAGCAAAATGGGTAATTACGGTGCTGCCGACGGCAATGCAGTGACCCTCGATATCGCTGCAGTGACCGCCAAAGATACGCTGGGCTTTGATCGTATACGTTTGGGCCGTTATTTCTATGATTCCTTTACACATGGCCTGTTTGGCAAAGCGATTGGTGTTGACGGCGTACGTTTGGACAAAACCATCGGTACTACCCGGTTCACCGGCTCAGTTAATAATGTCGTTGGTAATGGCACTGCAGCAAACGCTTTCAAAGACAGCGCTGCCGGAGATGCTGAAACCGTTACAGCAGCACAACTTACTTTTCAAGCCAGCAACAGGCTTAATCTAACCAGCGGTTATTACTGGTCTGATATTGCCGGCACCAGCGGCAACACCGTAGCCGGCTCTATGAATATCACTACCGGTGATAGTTTTAAAAGCTCGCAAGGCTGGGCTGTAGGCTTTGATGTCAAGCTGGGTGACAAACTGCTGCTTATAAGTGACTATGTTGCCACTAAGCTTAACGGTGTTAATGGAGCGCACCTGGCCGATAGTCCTAAGGGCTGGGCGGTAGAACTTACGAACGCCACCAAAATGCCGCCGGCCTATTTTGAGGCCAAACCTTTAACAGACTATAGGAAAGTCAACGACTTTGGCTGGTCGATTTCGTACCGCAGCGTTGAGGCCGGCGCCGTTCCGTACGGTATTGGCGGCTTTGACGGCCAAGCTGTAAGTGCTACAACAAGGACGACAACGTATCCAACCTATATTAAAGGCACTGACAATATCAAAGGTATATCTATAGCCCTGGCTAGCACGATAGCTAAAAATGTAACCTGGACGATTGGAATGCAAGACCTCAAAATTAAGGATAGCAAGCTTACTGGCGGCGTAAGCGACCTTGGCAAATCGTATATATCTAAAATTGAGTTCTTCTATTAA